From one Lycium barbarum isolate Lr01 chromosome 6, ASM1917538v2, whole genome shotgun sequence genomic stretch:
- the LOC132644574 gene encoding uncharacterized protein LOC132644574 has product MSASTKNQKIDDSKEEDDQSKDFGKNKEKRVSCFRFRKVKEKFFRKKRKGVSGNLERRGGGCYLCLKRPITSDSGGESQTSDPNSPNFTNDMLRVFIEKNDFYSKECNPHLDVES; this is encoded by the coding sequence ATGTCTGCTTCCACCAAGAATCAGAAGATTGATGATTCTAAAGAGGAAGATGATCAAAGTAAGGATTTTGGGAAGAATAAGGAGAAAAGGGTGTCTTGTTTTCGGTTTAGGAAGGTTAAAGAAAAGTTTTttaggaagaaaagaaaaggggttTCTGGTAATTTGGAGAGAAGAGGAGGAGGGTGTTATTTGTGTTTGAAGAGACCGATTACTTCTGATTCAGGTGGTGAGTCACAAACGAGTGATCCTAATAGCCCCAATTTTACTAATGATATGTTAAGAGTTTTTATTGAAAAGAATGATTTTTATTCTAAAGAATGCAATCCCCATTTGGATGTAGAGTCTTAG